The proteins below are encoded in one region of Acidobacteriota bacterium:
- the purM gene encoding phosphoribosylformylglycinamidine cyclo-ligase has product MTTYRDAGVDIDAQDQALAQIKKMVRNTYSSDVLSDQGAFGGLFRVPIKGLKEPVLVASADGVGTKLKIAFLSGRHTTVGRDLVHHCINDILVQGARPLFFLDYLATGRLDPDTVADVIGGVAAACSDHNIALLGGETAEMPGFYSDGEYDLAGFIVGLVDRKRILDGSAVMEGDVLVGLPASGLHTNGYSLARKVFFEQLDLDSDTVVQELGRSVAEELLAVHRCYLEPVWPLLEEQWVHSIAHITGGGLTDNLPRVMSDGLKSVIKVGAWEIPPVFSFLREKGEVPEDDMWRTFNLGVGMVLVVPPRKLEQVLRVLREQGCPGFPMGNVVKGESGVEYDHPPEGFPTGLR; this is encoded by the coding sequence ATGACCACATATCGCGATGCCGGAGTCGATATCGACGCTCAGGACCAGGCCTTGGCACAGATCAAGAAAATGGTCCGCAACACCTATTCCTCCGATGTGCTATCGGATCAGGGGGCGTTCGGCGGTCTCTTCCGGGTGCCGATCAAGGGTCTCAAGGAGCCTGTCCTGGTCGCCTCGGCGGACGGTGTCGGCACCAAGCTCAAGATCGCATTTCTCTCCGGGCGCCACACTACGGTTGGCCGCGACCTGGTCCACCATTGCATCAACGACATCCTGGTCCAGGGTGCGCGGCCACTGTTCTTCCTCGACTATCTCGCGACCGGGCGCCTCGATCCCGACACCGTCGCCGATGTCATCGGAGGGGTCGCAGCTGCGTGTTCGGATCACAACATTGCCCTGCTCGGTGGCGAGACCGCCGAGATGCCCGGTTTCTACAGCGACGGGGAGTACGATCTGGCCGGCTTCATCGTCGGCTTGGTCGATCGAAAGCGGATTCTGGATGGTTCGGCGGTAATGGAGGGCGATGTGCTGGTCGGCCTGCCGGCATCGGGCCTTCACACCAACGGCTACTCGCTGGCGCGCAAGGTGTTCTTCGAGCAGCTCGATCTGGATTCCGACACGGTCGTGCAGGAGCTCGGTCGGTCAGTCGCGGAGGAACTGCTGGCCGTTCACCGCTGCTACCTCGAACCCGTGTGGCCGCTGCTCGAAGAGCAGTGGGTTCACTCGATTGCACACATCACAGGGGGGGGGCTGACAGACAACCTGCCGAGGGTGATGTCCGATGGCCTGAAATCGGTCATCAAGGTCGGGGCTTGGGAGATACCTCCGGTCTTCTCCTTCCTGAGGGAGAAAGGCGAGGTGCCGGAGGACGACATGTGGCGGACCTTCAATCTCGGTGTGGGCATGGTCCTGGTCGTCCCACCTAGAAAGCTTGAACAGGTGCTGCGGGTCCTCCGCGAACAGGGCTGTCCTGGCTTTCCGATGGGGAATGTCGTGAAGGGTGAATCGGGCGTCGAGTATGACCATCCCCCGGAGGGCTTTCCG